A genomic region of Candidatus Aramenus sp. CH1 contains the following coding sequences:
- a CDS encoding citrate synthase, which translates to MSVVSKGLENVFIKATSLTYIDGERGILRYRGYDIDDLVKNCSYEEVVYLMLYGDLPNESQLKRVREKINRSYDVPPPVIRILEELPQDADAIGMMETAFSALASYYNYGWKKGENTERALEIIAKTATVVANVYRLKEGLPSTLLEPSESYAKSFLRATFSREPSKKEVEAMNAALILYTDHEVPASTTAALVTSSTLSDLYSCIVSALAALKGPLHGGAAEAAFQQFLEIKEPEKVEEWFENNVIKEKKRLMGFGHRVYKTYDPRCRIFKEYARELAKTPEARKLYEVAEKLEKLGIRHFSEKKIYPNTDFYSGLVFYCMGFPVYMFTSLFALSRVLGWLAHLIEYVEEQHRLIRPRALYVGPEKRDFVPIYSR; encoded by the coding sequence ATGAGCGTTGTGAGTAAAGGGCTAGAGAACGTGTTCATAAAGGCTACCTCCCTGACCTACATAGACGGAGAAAGGGGCATCCTGAGGTACAGGGGGTACGACATAGATGACTTAGTGAAGAACTGCAGTTACGAGGAAGTGGTTTACCTAATGCTTTACGGAGACCTCCCAAACGAATCCCAGCTTAAGAGGGTTAGGGAAAAGATCAACAGGAGCTACGACGTACCTCCGCCGGTGATAAGGATCTTGGAGGAGCTACCACAAGACGCTGACGCAATAGGCATGATGGAGACTGCTTTTAGCGCTCTTGCATCCTACTACAACTATGGTTGGAAGAAGGGAGAAAACACTGAGAGGGCCCTTGAGATAATAGCGAAGACTGCGACAGTAGTGGCAAACGTGTACAGACTGAAGGAGGGACTTCCCTCCACGTTGTTGGAACCGTCGGAGAGCTACGCCAAGAGCTTCTTGAGAGCTACATTCTCTAGGGAACCCAGTAAGAAGGAGGTTGAAGCCATGAACGCGGCCTTAATACTGTACACAGACCACGAAGTTCCGGCTTCAACGACTGCGGCCCTAGTTACCTCTTCCACACTATCTGATCTATACTCTTGTATAGTCTCAGCCCTTGCTGCGTTGAAGGGGCCACTTCACGGCGGTGCAGCTGAGGCCGCCTTCCAGCAGTTCCTGGAGATAAAGGAACCGGAAAAGGTAGAGGAGTGGTTCGAAAATAATGTGATCAAGGAGAAGAAGAGGTTGATGGGATTTGGCCACAGGGTTTACAAGACATACGACCCTAGGTGCAGGATATTTAAGGAGTACGCAAGGGAGTTAGCTAAGACCCCTGAGGCGAGAAAGCTATACGAGGTGGCTGAGAAGTTAGAGAAGCTGGGGATAAGGCACTTCTCCGAGAAGAAGATATACCCTAACACGGACTTCTACTCCGGGCTAGTGTTCTACTGCATGGGCTTTCCTGTTTACATGTTCACTTCGCTTTTCGCCTTGTCCAGGGTCCTCGGCTGGTTGGCACACTTGATAGAGTACGTGGAAGAACAGCACAGGCTCATTAGGCCTAGAGCCCTTTACGTGGGGCCAGAAAAGAGAGACTTCGTTCCGATCTATTCAAGGTAA
- a CDS encoding GntR family transcriptional regulator produces the protein MEERLLNRENENEKWHNIKCCYKLSETEVACFIKLMELGKPVTSQELAGIMRFSKTTVESSLRRLIDLGLVVRKKLEGSRIGRPKYVYSLQTDLWDKVKVDLHKCAESMRNTKL, from the coding sequence ATGGAAGAGCGTTTACTAAATCGCGAGAACGAGAACGAAAAGTGGCACAACATAAAGTGCTGTTATAAGCTATCGGAGACAGAAGTGGCGTGCTTTATAAAACTAATGGAGTTAGGGAAGCCTGTGACCTCCCAAGAACTTGCAGGTATAATGAGGTTCAGCAAGACCACTGTGGAGTCGTCCTTAAGGAGGTTAATAGACCTTGGGCTGGTCGTCAGGAAAAAACTTGAGGGCTCTAGGATAGGGAGACCGAAGTACGTCTACTCTTTGCAGACGGACCTATGGGATAAGGTAAAGGTGGACCTCCACAAGTGCGCCGAATCTATGAGGAACACTAAGTTATAG
- a CDS encoding FAD-binding oxidoreductase, which translates to MDWVDKLSKVVEVKGGTSSGNVNTKVEVYPATYEELAETVRLCAEEKLKAYVHGFNAHHIGKKVSADVGISTLRLNKEIEMSEEDLYVKVQAGASFRELKEELKAHSLTVPFNYSGSVGGFASTNLPSVFTSLGYPKDWLLGAIVVTGLGEVVKSGSTTTKFSSGYKIWKVLSGSLGWLGAYAELNVRLLPYFEYHFEEVRDHERAFKERALGVIGVKVGEEVKKFAVKRGDGEKLEIPEVFDFSVLSIRGKEFEEIKGVNADFCVAYYGLGIVRCLGGTPPKGKKLVKERGCEGDCFNANYTSLRLLKKSLDPRGVFFDVI; encoded by the coding sequence TTGGACTGGGTAGACAAGCTCTCCAAGGTAGTCGAAGTCAAGGGAGGCACGTCCTCTGGTAACGTCAATACCAAGGTCGAGGTGTATCCTGCAACTTACGAGGAACTCGCTGAGACAGTGAGGTTGTGCGCGGAGGAGAAGCTGAAGGCGTACGTCCACGGATTCAATGCCCACCACATAGGCAAAAAGGTGTCCGCTGACGTTGGGATATCAACGTTGAGGCTCAACAAGGAAATTGAGATGTCCGAGGAGGACTTGTACGTCAAGGTCCAAGCTGGAGCCTCTTTCAGGGAACTTAAAGAGGAGCTGAAGGCCCACAGCCTCACTGTGCCCTTCAACTACAGCGGGAGCGTAGGGGGTTTCGCGTCAACTAATTTACCTTCAGTGTTCACGTCATTGGGGTATCCAAAGGACTGGTTGTTGGGCGCAATCGTTGTGACTGGCCTCGGCGAGGTGGTGAAAAGCGGCTCTACGACCACGAAGTTCTCCTCAGGCTATAAGATATGGAAGGTGCTCTCTGGCTCTCTGGGGTGGTTGGGGGCATACGCTGAACTCAACGTAAGGCTACTTCCCTATTTCGAGTACCACTTTGAAGAGGTAAGGGACCACGAAAGGGCGTTCAAGGAGAGGGCATTGGGAGTTATCGGCGTGAAGGTTGGGGAAGAAGTGAAGAAGTTTGCAGTGAAGAGGGGTGATGGAGAGAAGTTGGAGATACCGGAGGTGTTCGACTTCTCCGTTCTGTCAATCAGAGGTAAAGAGTTTGAGGAAATTAAAGGCGTCAACGCTGACTTTTGCGTCGCCTATTACGGTCTGGGCATAGTGAGGTGTTTAGGTGGTACTCCACCTAAGGGTAAGAAGTTAGTTAAGGAAAGGGGATGCGAGGGGGACTGCTTTAACGCAAACTACACTTCCCTTAGGCTCTTAAAGAAGTCCCTAGACCCCAGGGGCGTCTTCTTCGACGTTATCTGA
- a CDS encoding metalloregulator ArsR/SmtB family transcription factor, whose amino-acid sequence MGNKEPLLSELENFFQALSDKTRLEIVLSLLEGEKNVQELSASLGKSQSLISHHLACLRNCGAVKVRKVGKFVYYSIADDHVKDILSQAIDHVSEYSKSILSCEIVSQEKGQGVKAEQTETR is encoded by the coding sequence ATGGGCAACAAGGAACCTCTACTGAGCGAGCTAGAGAACTTCTTTCAAGCGCTCTCCGATAAGACTAGGCTCGAGATCGTCCTCTCGCTTTTAGAGGGAGAAAAGAACGTTCAGGAACTCTCTGCCTCCCTGGGGAAGTCACAGTCCCTGATTTCACACCACCTCGCCTGCCTTAGGAACTGCGGTGCAGTAAAGGTAAGGAAGGTTGGTAAGTTTGTGTACTACTCAATAGCCGACGACCACGTCAAGGATATACTTAGCCAAGCCATAGATCACGTTAGCGAGTACAGTAAGTCAATACTCTCCTGCGAGATAGTGAGCCAGGAGAAGGGGCAGGGGGTTAAAGCGGAACAGACTGAAACTCGATGA
- the prpB gene encoding methylisocitrate lyase — MLPKEFTVVPGVFNPFTALLAEKVGFKVVYLSGGALTSSFGLPDIGLISLEELVYMVKKIREVTSIPMIVDADTGFGEAINVYRTVKLLEGAGADAIQIEDQQMPKKCGHLDGKEVVDRRTMISKIKAAVRARKEALIIARVDSRDVIGIDDAIERAKAYLEAGADVIFPEALHSKEEFERFAREVKAPLLANMTEFGKTPFITAEEFKAMGYTYVIFPVTIFRVAAKAMKEALEVLMMEGTQKPLLEKMMTRKEQYEIINYNFYEKLDKELEKLL, encoded by the coding sequence TTGTTGCCTAAGGAGTTCACAGTAGTGCCAGGAGTGTTTAACCCCTTTACAGCATTGTTGGCAGAAAAGGTAGGCTTCAAGGTAGTCTACCTGTCAGGCGGTGCCCTCACTTCCTCCTTTGGCCTCCCAGACATTGGGCTCATTAGCCTCGAGGAGCTGGTGTACATGGTCAAAAAGATAAGGGAGGTGACGAGTATACCTATGATAGTAGACGCGGACACGGGGTTCGGTGAGGCAATCAATGTCTATAGGACCGTCAAGTTGTTGGAGGGGGCGGGAGCGGACGCTATACAAATAGAGGACCAGCAGATGCCGAAGAAGTGTGGACACTTGGACGGGAAGGAAGTGGTGGACAGGAGGACCATGATATCCAAGATAAAAGCTGCGGTGAGGGCTAGGAAGGAAGCGTTAATCATAGCCAGGGTAGACTCAAGGGATGTAATAGGCATAGACGACGCCATTGAGAGGGCGAAGGCGTACCTCGAAGCTGGGGCAGACGTGATCTTCCCTGAAGCGCTGCACTCAAAGGAGGAGTTCGAGAGGTTTGCCAGGGAGGTAAAGGCCCCGCTCTTGGCAAACATGACGGAGTTCGGCAAGACCCCCTTCATAACCGCAGAGGAGTTCAAGGCTATGGGCTACACCTACGTCATCTTTCCCGTGACAATATTTAGGGTAGCGGCCAAAGCCATGAAGGAGGCGCTGGAAGTTTTAATGATGGAAGGGACCCAGAAACCTCTCCTAGAAAAGATGATGACTAGGAAGGAACAGTACGAAATAATTAATTATAACTTCTATGAAAAGTTAGATAAGGAACTTGAGAAACTTTTATAA
- a CDS encoding FAD-binding protein, producing the protein MIEELRKIVGDKWVITGEERELYSFDGFTAVSGEPSVVVLPGDEEEAVEVLRYLFSRRVKVVIRGSGTSLSGATIPLQGEVVVAMTRLNKVYSVDGYEIEVGPGIANAMVTKSAPKELFYAPDPSSYVVSSIGGNVSHDSGGMRVVKYGPTFNSVLSLKVILTNGEVEEFTPSPFFNPTSIFVGSEGTLGAILRARLKLVPKPKARKTIVGVFQTVDDASRAVVGIFKVGVVPSALEMMDKTSVSIVERSRYKAGLPLAHVLLIELDEDLEESTARVVKVIRDNNGEFFEPEDDSPYWNARKGAFPAMGVVSRAYLTLDCNVPRGKLPLILSKVEEMSRAKGVTIANVFHAGDGNLHPLIPFDPNDKASLRKAIEVGSEITELAISLGGVPSGEHGIGVEKVKFLERYYNATDLEVMERIRKAFDPHGILNPCKSFLKEKCKPRDEVFRWLWEWD; encoded by the coding sequence GTGATTGAGGAACTAAGGAAGATAGTGGGGGACAAGTGGGTCATAACTGGGGAGGAGAGGGAGCTATACTCCTTTGACGGGTTCACCGCGGTCTCCGGGGAGCCCTCAGTCGTAGTCCTTCCGGGGGACGAAGAGGAGGCAGTTGAGGTACTGAGGTACTTGTTTTCGAGGAGGGTCAAGGTGGTTATAAGGGGCAGTGGGACTAGCTTGAGCGGAGCTACGATTCCCCTCCAAGGGGAAGTGGTCGTTGCTATGACTAGGCTGAACAAGGTCTACTCCGTGGATGGGTATGAGATTGAGGTTGGCCCCGGGATAGCGAACGCCATGGTCACTAAGAGCGCTCCAAAGGAATTGTTCTACGCCCCAGATCCCTCAAGCTACGTGGTCTCCTCAATAGGCGGTAACGTGTCCCACGACTCCGGAGGGATGAGGGTGGTGAAGTACGGTCCAACATTTAACAGTGTGCTTTCGCTGAAGGTAATCCTGACGAATGGAGAGGTAGAGGAGTTTACCCCTTCCCCTTTCTTCAACCCTACCTCCATTTTTGTGGGGTCTGAGGGTACCCTTGGAGCCATACTGAGGGCAAGGCTTAAGCTAGTGCCAAAACCTAAGGCGAGAAAGACCATAGTGGGCGTCTTTCAGACAGTGGACGACGCGTCCAGGGCAGTAGTGGGCATATTCAAGGTGGGCGTAGTTCCTTCAGCCCTTGAGATGATGGACAAGACATCGGTGTCCATAGTGGAGAGGAGCAGGTACAAAGCTGGCCTTCCCCTCGCCCACGTACTCCTCATAGAGCTAGACGAGGACTTAGAGGAGAGCACAGCCCGCGTCGTCAAGGTAATAAGGGATAACAACGGCGAGTTCTTCGAGCCAGAGGACGATTCACCATACTGGAACGCTAGGAAGGGGGCATTTCCAGCTATGGGCGTAGTGTCAAGGGCATATCTAACGCTTGACTGCAACGTGCCCAGGGGGAAGCTACCCTTGATCCTCTCCAAGGTAGAGGAGATGTCGAGGGCTAAGGGAGTTACAATAGCAAACGTCTTCCACGCGGGGGACGGGAACCTCCACCCCTTAATACCCTTTGACCCCAACGACAAGGCCAGTTTAAGGAAAGCGATTGAGGTGGGTAGCGAGATAACTGAGTTGGCCATCAGCCTCGGTGGTGTACCGTCAGGGGAACACGGCATCGGCGTGGAGAAGGTCAAATTCCTGGAAAGGTACTACAACGCAACTGACCTCGAGGTCATGGAGAGGATAAGGAAGGCCTTTGACCCTCACGGGATCTTAAACCCTTGTAAGTCATTCCTTAAGGAGAAGTGTAAACCCAGGGATGAGGTGTTTAGGTGGCTATGGGAGTGGGACTAG
- a CDS encoding transcriptional regulator, with product MKLRMNLKELKCETCGVPVTEDTAYTRSINGVTHYFCCSHCADRYEGK from the coding sequence ATGAAGTTGAGAATGAACTTAAAAGAGCTGAAGTGCGAGACGTGTGGAGTGCCAGTAACAGAGGACACGGCGTACACTAGATCAATAAACGGTGTAACGCACTACTTCTGCTGTTCTCACTGCGCCGATAGGTACGAGGGGAAATGA
- a CDS encoding alanyl-tRNA editing protein, translated as MSYAEMRTHTALHVVKGAVRKVLGAKWTASTYVEGQHGRLTVQFERKPEDKEMEEVFLLANKKVEENSPVLVEELPREEAEKKYGDEMYDLFPVPPEVKVLKVVVIPDWNVNACNKPHTKTTGEVGRISLDHWRFRNSKKLLEISFNIG; from the coding sequence GTGAGCTACGCGGAAATGAGGACTCACACGGCTCTCCACGTGGTCAAGGGGGCCGTGAGGAAGGTCTTGGGGGCAAAGTGGACAGCTAGCACCTACGTTGAAGGGCAACACGGGAGGTTAACTGTCCAGTTTGAGAGGAAGCCAGAGGACAAGGAAATGGAAGAGGTCTTTCTCCTGGCTAACAAGAAGGTCGAGGAAAACTCTCCAGTACTTGTAGAGGAACTTCCCAGAGAGGAGGCTGAGAAAAAATACGGTGACGAGATGTACGACCTCTTTCCAGTTCCACCAGAGGTGAAGGTCCTAAAGGTAGTCGTCATCCCAGACTGGAACGTCAACGCATGCAACAAACCCCACACTAAGACTACAGGCGAAGTCGGGAGGATCTCCCTAGACCACTGGAGGTTTAGAAACTCCAAGAAACTCCTCGAGATCTCATTTAACATAGGGTAG
- a CDS encoding redoxin domain-containing protein, with protein MVDVGERAPRLELVDTELKKVVLPDDFKGKTLVIAFYPAAFTSVCTKEICTFRDSLARFNDLNAAVVGISVDPPFSNKAFKEHNKINFPLLSDFNREAVKAFGVAGELPVLKGYVLAKRSVFVVDREFVIRYKWISEDPGKEPNYEEIREVVSKL; from the coding sequence ATGGTAGACGTAGGAGAAAGGGCTCCACGACTGGAGCTTGTGGACACGGAGCTAAAGAAAGTCGTGCTACCGGACGATTTTAAGGGAAAGACACTAGTAATAGCTTTCTACCCTGCTGCGTTCACGTCGGTTTGCACCAAGGAGATTTGTACCTTTAGGGACAGCCTTGCCAGGTTCAACGACTTAAACGCGGCAGTGGTTGGGATAAGCGTCGACCCTCCCTTCAGCAACAAGGCCTTTAAAGAGCACAACAAGATAAATTTCCCCTTGTTAAGCGACTTCAACAGAGAAGCAGTAAAAGCTTTCGGAGTAGCCGGAGAGCTCCCCGTGTTAAAGGGCTACGTGCTGGCCAAAAGGTCTGTGTTCGTCGTGGACAGGGAGTTCGTTATAAGGTATAAGTGGATCTCGGAAGATCCAGGGAAGGAGCCCAACTACGAGGAAATAAGGGAAGTGGTGTCAAAACTCTAG
- a CDS encoding CBS domain-containing protein — MTSKVKYLITKPPVTVQKGTPIREAVRLMASINIGSVVVLDGEKLMGIVTERDVIRALAKGISLDEPVEKIGTTGRLVTVSEDDSVYLAAEKFSAYGIRHLIVTDSDGKFVGVISIRDLIRESHVLKALSTISEEEFTGSD, encoded by the coding sequence ATGACAAGTAAAGTTAAGTACTTGATAACTAAGCCCCCTGTCACAGTTCAGAAGGGCACTCCTATTAGGGAGGCAGTAAGGTTAATGGCGTCCATAAATATAGGCTCAGTGGTCGTACTCGACGGAGAGAAGTTAATGGGGATAGTCACGGAGAGGGACGTGATAAGGGCTTTGGCCAAAGGTATCTCGTTGGACGAGCCAGTGGAGAAAATAGGGACGACAGGTCGCCTAGTCACGGTCTCTGAGGATGACAGCGTATACCTTGCAGCAGAGAAGTTTTCCGCGTACGGTATAAGGCATCTCATTGTCACGGACTCTGACGGCAAGTTCGTAGGGGTGATCTCGATCAGGGATTTGATCAGAGAGTCCCACGTTCTTAAGGCCCTCTCTACAATCTCAGAGGAGGAGTTTACGGGGAGTGATTGA
- the merA gene encoding mercury(II) reductase, whose translation MTEDLVILGYGAAGFAALIRANELGYKPTLVGYGPLGGTCVNVGCVPSKKLLHIGETLKACNSSSDFFSAFKETRELVERLRKKKYENVLSSYDVKLIEGKAHFISPNAVKVGSEVVEGKKFIIATGSSPSIPEIPGLKDVGYWTNVEALNPDRKIGSLVVIGGRALALEFSQIYKRLGVEVAVLQRSNRLIPDWEPEISAEIERVLIRDGIHVATGVLIKEIRKGTGKVVVTNKGEVEADEILVATGRKPNVDLNLGAAGVELNERGGIKVNEDLSTTNSNIYAAGDVIGETMLEALAGKQGAIAAENALTGSKKSVDMLSVPQAIFTQPNAARVGLTSYEATESVSRIVRMEDVTKANILGSEGLIKMVVHESTKRILGVQMVGENAAEVINEAALAIKLRATVDDVIDTVHVFPTMGEALKIASLSFYRDVTKMSCCVD comes from the coding sequence ATGACAGAGGACCTCGTAATACTCGGCTACGGAGCTGCAGGCTTCGCTGCACTTATTAGGGCAAACGAGCTAGGCTACAAGCCGACGCTAGTAGGTTACGGTCCTCTGGGAGGTACGTGCGTTAACGTAGGATGCGTCCCAAGTAAAAAGCTGTTACACATTGGGGAAACGCTGAAGGCCTGCAACTCGTCGTCGGACTTCTTTAGCGCATTCAAGGAGACGAGGGAACTGGTGGAGAGGCTGAGGAAGAAGAAATACGAGAACGTGCTAAGCTCGTACGACGTAAAGCTCATTGAGGGGAAGGCCCACTTCATTTCGCCAAACGCAGTTAAGGTAGGCTCTGAGGTCGTCGAGGGAAAAAAGTTCATCATAGCTACTGGTTCTTCCCCCTCAATACCTGAAATCCCAGGATTAAAAGACGTGGGGTACTGGACTAACGTAGAGGCCCTAAACCCTGACAGGAAGATAGGCTCTCTAGTCGTAATTGGAGGTAGAGCTTTGGCACTAGAGTTCTCGCAAATTTACAAAAGGCTGGGCGTAGAGGTTGCTGTGCTGCAGAGGAGCAATAGGCTTATCCCGGACTGGGAGCCAGAGATCTCAGCAGAAATAGAAAGGGTGCTGATCAGAGACGGCATACACGTAGCCACTGGGGTATTGATAAAGGAGATAAGAAAGGGAACTGGAAAAGTGGTGGTCACTAACAAGGGGGAGGTAGAGGCAGATGAGATACTCGTAGCTACCGGGAGGAAGCCCAACGTAGACTTGAACTTGGGCGCTGCAGGGGTAGAGCTAAACGAACGTGGAGGGATTAAGGTAAACGAAGACCTCTCTACCACAAACTCCAACATCTACGCTGCGGGCGACGTTATAGGCGAAACGATGCTCGAGGCCTTGGCTGGGAAACAGGGGGCAATAGCTGCAGAGAACGCCTTGACGGGTAGCAAGAAGAGCGTAGACATGCTGAGCGTACCGCAAGCAATATTTACGCAACCCAACGCGGCTAGAGTTGGCTTGACCTCCTACGAGGCCACCGAGTCCGTAAGTAGGATAGTTAGAATGGAGGACGTTACCAAGGCCAACATCCTGGGAAGCGAGGGACTAATAAAGATGGTTGTACATGAGTCCACTAAGAGGATTCTAGGAGTACAGATGGTAGGAGAGAACGCCGCCGAAGTGATAAACGAGGCTGCCCTAGCGATAAAGCTTAGGGCCACCGTAGACGACGTAATAGATACAGTACATGTGTTCCCAACTATGGGGGAGGCGTTAAAAATAGCGTCACTTTCGTTCTACAGGGACGTAACGAAGATGAGCTGTTGCGTGGACTAG
- a CDS encoding MFS transporter translates to MEDEFSKVDFSKWTSSHWSLFTSLAIGFFMWGVIASIAPLFYPSVNQVWFLIVPIVAQLAGDLGISALSDLKLGRKGTFFLTMVLYGAGSLLIFGASTLSVYGVIPSSSPLFLGLVTLGIILGNLGIEGEVPTALSYASETMPLRLRETMLVLLPNFDNVGAMMASLIALVTYNLTDSSLVELRFLGLFAIILVGVAIFVRYRIPESVRWLVKAKKEEKAEEELKKFSPEAREEYVRLNKRTSLATRFAFLVIISVSQYLTYGLMAYVIADYYFSGTSVDQVIFVANLGASLAGFLASALANRMASRIFALFSYLGGVSTMGLIVGYVIIPGLLAYALPTLYVMFYALLFLNMFFSEFGWAARTIYEPTLMPIRARAFFIGLIRMFPMVSYALSIQLTSGFNELQFVMYNLALWLLGAGGSLMWLFKGYDVNMVPIEQTSQEDVKKGAIT, encoded by the coding sequence ATGGAAGACGAGTTTAGCAAGGTGGACTTCTCTAAGTGGACCTCCTCCCATTGGTCACTCTTCACTTCCCTAGCCATTGGTTTCTTCATGTGGGGGGTCATAGCTTCCATAGCACCGTTGTTTTACCCTTCGGTGAACCAAGTCTGGTTCTTGATAGTGCCCATTGTAGCTCAGCTGGCAGGGGATCTAGGTATATCGGCACTCTCTGACCTCAAGCTAGGGAGGAAGGGGACTTTCTTCCTCACGATGGTCCTTTATGGTGCTGGGTCCCTCTTGATCTTTGGAGCGTCTACTTTGAGCGTTTACGGCGTGATTCCCTCGTCCTCTCCCCTGTTTCTGGGGCTGGTCACCTTGGGGATTATACTGGGCAACCTAGGGATAGAGGGCGAGGTGCCTACAGCGTTATCTTACGCGTCTGAGACAATGCCCTTGAGGTTGAGGGAGACGATGCTGGTACTCTTGCCGAATTTCGACAACGTAGGGGCAATGATGGCGTCTCTAATAGCCTTGGTGACCTATAACTTGACAGATTCCTCCTTAGTGGAGCTAAGGTTCTTGGGGCTCTTCGCAATTATCTTAGTTGGTGTGGCCATCTTCGTGAGGTATAGGATCCCAGAGAGCGTTAGGTGGCTGGTGAAGGCTAAGAAGGAGGAGAAAGCTGAGGAGGAACTAAAGAAGTTCTCTCCGGAGGCAAGGGAAGAGTACGTAAGGCTGAACAAGAGGACTTCGTTAGCCACTAGGTTCGCCTTCCTTGTGATCATATCCGTGTCCCAGTACTTAACTTACGGACTCATGGCCTACGTAATAGCCGACTACTACTTCTCTGGGACCTCAGTTGACCAAGTAATCTTCGTGGCAAACCTGGGTGCTTCGCTTGCTGGGTTCTTGGCCTCTGCCCTGGCGAACAGGATGGCTTCAAGGATCTTCGCTTTGTTCTCCTACTTAGGTGGTGTCTCCACCATGGGACTAATCGTGGGATACGTGATCATCCCCGGCCTGCTGGCTTACGCTCTCCCAACGCTCTACGTAATGTTTTACGCCCTTCTTTTCCTCAACATGTTCTTCAGCGAGTTCGGCTGGGCCGCGAGGACAATATACGAACCTACCTTGATGCCCATACGGGCAAGGGCCTTTTTCATTGGACTAATAAGGATGTTCCCAATGGTCTCCTACGCCCTCTCCATACAGCTGACCAGTGGGTTCAACGAGCTACAGTTCGTGATGTACAACCTAGCCCTGTGGCTATTGGGGGCAGGCGGCTCGCTGATGTGGCTCTTCAAGGGCTACGACGTAAACATGGTTCCAATAGAGCAGACTTCACAAGAGGACGTCAAAAAAGGCGCTATAACTTAG
- a CDS encoding acyl-CoA dehydrogenase — MDFSFSEEEALFREELRDFLSKRVRPIVRKIDEEGIPRDLVKDMAKLGLWAMPVSEDVGGQKASFTLTAIAAEEIARADFSMATAVMFLLEASWGYVLDKYGKGVREEVLPKVVSGDWFLGIASTEPSGGSDVANLKTSARKEGKHYVIEGEKSYISGVGEAKKWGGGHLTLVRTSPEGHRGISMIYVPTDQEGVETSLISNSGRMGISTGIMRYHGIKVPVKNLVGEENKGFYYAMDGFNHARVLVSAACIGSAEVILEMGLNYAKEREAFGKKLKDHQAIAFEASELYTRLEMAKLLTYKAAWMLDNEEKFRDQIPAYSAMAKLVGPQTAFDVIKSVMMWMGAYSYTKDALVEIAYRGIASYLVGAEGAMNVMKMIISKKIFT; from the coding sequence ATGGACTTTTCCTTCTCGGAGGAAGAGGCCCTCTTCAGGGAGGAGCTAAGGGATTTCCTCTCTAAGAGGGTTAGACCAATTGTCAGGAAGATAGACGAGGAAGGGATACCAAGGGATCTAGTAAAGGATATGGCCAAACTTGGACTGTGGGCTATGCCCGTCTCAGAGGACGTAGGTGGGCAAAAGGCCTCTTTCACGTTAACTGCGATAGCAGCGGAGGAAATAGCGAGGGCAGACTTCAGCATGGCCACGGCGGTGATGTTCCTTTTGGAGGCCTCCTGGGGTTACGTCTTGGACAAATACGGAAAGGGGGTAAGGGAAGAGGTCTTGCCAAAGGTGGTCTCCGGCGACTGGTTCCTGGGGATAGCCTCTACTGAGCCTTCGGGCGGGAGCGACGTGGCCAACCTCAAGACGTCAGCAAGGAAAGAGGGCAAGCACTACGTAATCGAAGGGGAGAAGTCTTACATTAGTGGGGTGGGCGAGGCAAAGAAGTGGGGAGGAGGCCACCTAACGCTAGTTAGGACTTCGCCGGAAGGGCATAGAGGGATCTCAATGATATACGTGCCAACAGACCAAGAGGGAGTTGAAACGTCCCTAATATCCAACTCGGGCAGGATGGGGATCTCAACGGGTATCATGAGATATCATGGTATCAAAGTCCCAGTTAAGAACTTAGTGGGAGAGGAAAACAAGGGATTCTATTACGCTATGGATGGTTTTAACCACGCTAGAGTTTTGGTTTCAGCAGCTTGTATAGGTAGTGCTGAAGTAATACTCGAAATGGGACTAAATTACGCGAAAGAGAGGGAAGCCTTTGGGAAGAAGCTGAAGGACCACCAGGCGATAGCCTTCGAGGCATCAGAGCTTTACACAAGGCTAGAGATGGCGAAGCTATTGACCTACAAGGCAGCGTGGATGTTGGATAACGAGGAAAAGTTCCGAGATCAGATACCGGCCTACTCCGCAATGGCCAAGCTGGTTGGTCCACAGACGGCGTTTGACGTGATAAAGTCTGTCATGATGTGGATGGGAGCTTACAGCTACACAAAGGACGCCCTAGTCGAGATCGCCTACAGGGGAATAGCGTCCTACCTAGTTGGAGCTGAGGGAGCTATGAACGTTATGAAAATGATAATATCAAAAAAGATATTTACTTGA